The segment GGCCGGCGGGCAGCATCCAGTGGGAGAACGAAATGTTACGGGTGAGCTCGTAGCAAGCGGCATAAGCGCCCGCGACCGCCAGATAGCGGCCCCATGCCAACGGATCCCTTTGTGACGTTCCCACGTGCCGTCCCTCAATGCCGCCGTCGCGGCCGTCCGGTTTAAGCGGTCGCTGCGGGACAGGCCCGTTACGACTGACGCTTTCAAGGTAGATGATATAGCGGCAGTGACGGGATGGAATACAGGGCAATCACGAAGATTTGCCGAAATAGCATTTGGTTGGACAAGGCGTGCCGACCAACGCGTTTTCTAGACGCCCCCGGTGCTACCGTCAGCCCATGAACCTTCGCGACCTGCAGACCCGTTTCGCGAGCACCCTCCGGGGCGGCCCGGCCGTCGAAGGCCTTGATGGGCGAGGCATGGCGGTCTACACCAACCAGTATCGGGCGCAGCTGGTCGCCTCGTTGCGCGATACCTACGCCAAGACGCGCCTGTGGCTCGGGGACGGCGTCTTCGCCGAACTGGCCGAGTCCTACGTGGCAGCCACGCCGCCAGTGTCCTGGACCCTGGACTCCTACGGCGAGAGCTACATCGCCTGGCTGGACACCCACTACCCGGCGGACCAGGAGATTGCCGAGCTGGCGTGGCTGGACTGGCACCTGCGTCGCGCGCTGTCGGGGCCGGATCCCCGGACCATCGGGCTGGATGGCCTGGTATCGGCCGACTGGGAAGCCACCGAAATCCGTTTCGTGCCGACGCTCCGCTTCCGCTGGACGCGGAGCAACGCGGCCGCCATCTGGCGGGCGCTGGCCAGCGAGTCGATGCCGCCGGCCGCAGAAATTTTCGATGTGGACGCGGGCGTGCGCGTGTGGCGCCGCGACGGCTCGCCACGCTTCACCAGCATGCTGGCACCCGAGTGCGCCTGCCTGGACCTTGCCCTGGCCGGCGCCTCGTTCGGTGAGATGTGCGAGGCACTGACCCGCCTGCACGAGCCCGATACGGCTGCCCGCCAGGCGGGCGCGCTGCTGCGCAGCTGGGTGGAGGACGGCATCGTCGAGGCCCTCACCGGCGACTAAACTGCCGGGATGACTGACGATGCCCATCTTTCGCATGGCCTTGCGGGCGATGCGTTGCCACCTGACTGGCCACCCCTGACCGACGACGAAGTGCTGGCCGTCCTCGCACGCGTGCCGATGGTCGGCGCCGTGCGCGGCATCACCTGGCGGTCGCCGCGGCCGCTGTCCGCGGCTGCGATCGTGGACTCTGCGCACGGTTCGGTCTTCGTCAAGCGCCACCATGCCAGCGTCCGCTCCGTGCAGACCCTGGGCGAAGAACACCGTTTCGCCGAACACCTTCGTGAAAGGGGCCTGCCACTACCCGCGCAGCATCCCGATGTGGATGGCCAGACGGCTATCGCGCACGGCGAGTGGGTCTACGAAGTGCACGACACGGCGCGAGGCAATGACATCTACCGAGAGGCGTTTTCGTGGTCTCCCG is part of the Luteibacter pinisoli genome and harbors:
- a CDS encoding DNA-binding domain-containing protein; protein product: MNLRDLQTRFASTLRGGPAVEGLDGRGMAVYTNQYRAQLVASLRDTYAKTRLWLGDGVFAELAESYVAATPPVSWTLDSYGESYIAWLDTHYPADQEIAELAWLDWHLRRALSGPDPRTIGLDGLVSADWEATEIRFVPTLRFRWTRSNAAAIWRALASESMPPAAEIFDVDAGVRVWRRDGSPRFTSMLAPECACLDLALAGASFGEMCEALTRLHEPDTAARQAGALLRSWVEDGIVEALTGD